In Excalfactoria chinensis isolate bCotChi1 chromosome 3, bCotChi1.hap2, whole genome shotgun sequence, one DNA window encodes the following:
- the SLC1A4 gene encoding neutral amino acid transporter A isoform X3: MNILGLVLFALVLGVALKKLGREGEDLIRFFNSFNDATMVLVTWIMWYVPIGIMFLVGSKIVEMEDIVLLVTSLGKYIFASILGHFIHGGIVLPLIYFASTRQNPYRFLLGLITPFATAFATCSSSATLPSMMKCIEENNGVDNRISRFILPIGATVNMDGAAIFQCMAAVFIAQLNNVDLNAGQIFTILVTATASSVGAAGVPAGGVLTIAIILEAIGLPTNDLSLILAVDWIVDRTTTVVNVEGDALGAGILNYLNEKEKREKEQELKEVNVEAVANSKSEEETSPLVTHKNQVSNTTSTADPDSKESVL; the protein is encoded by the exons ATGAATATCCTGGGATTGGTGCTCTTTGCTCTGGTTTTAGGAGTGGCACTGAAAAAGCTTGGCCGGGAGGGAGAGGATCTCATTCGCTTCTTTAATTCGTTCAACGATGCAACTATGGTTTTGGTTACCTGGATTATGTG GTACGTACCTATTGGTATTATGTTCCTTGTTGGGAGCAAGATTGTGGAAATGGAAGATATTGTGCTTCTGGTGACCAGTCTGGGAAAATACATCTTCGCCTCTATTCTGGGCCACTTCATCCATGGAGGGATCGTTCTGCcactcatttattttgcatccACACGTCAAAATCCGTATCGTTTTCTCTTAGGACTTATCACACCATTTGCCACTGCTTTTgccacttgctccag CTCAGCCACTCTCCCATCGATGATGAAGTGTATTGAGGAAAACAATGGAGTCGACAACAGGATCAGCAGGTTTATCCTTCCTATTGGTGCAACTGTGAACATGGATGGAGCTGCTATTTTTCAGTGCATGGCAGCCGTGTTTATTGCTCAGCTGAACAACGTCGACCTCAACGCTGGGCAAATCTTCACCATTCT TGTCACAGCAACTGCATCCAGTGTGGGTGCAGCTGGGGTTCCAGCCGGAGGAGTCCTCACCATCGCTATTATCTTGGAGGCCATTGGACTTCCAACCAACGATCTATCCTTGATACTAGCAGTGGACTGGATTGT GGACCGAACTACCACGGTTGTGAATGTGGAAGGGGATGCCCTAGGAGCAGGTATCCTCAACTacctgaatgaaaaagaaaagagagaaaaagagcaggAGCTAAAAGAAGTCAACGTAGAAGCAGTTGCTAACAGCAAGTCTGAAGAGGAAACGTCGCCTTTGGTAACCCACAAAAACCAAGTCTCCAACACAACCAGTACAGCAGACCCTGACTCCAAGGAATCAGTATTGTGA
- the CEP68 gene encoding centrosomal protein of 68 kDa isoform X1, producing the protein MALDVAKSHSEASLSQKAKCYGRWDCMDRQTDQLELVSDVHQLLGAEEATAAQNSTESLAVSGDLDTDVTAPASRLPGMKTDRLERRPLTYGADRSGVTYGADSSCYLGHWSFLEQQQDSTEESGTADIHHITSRHWSQAPWSPSSSPPESLPQQTLPSPKSPAQSRSRSSFSTLSIEENSVSEQQEGRRSHSSPTSLDTPSAATWELCRQPGVTGGRTTGGRTTGGRTPRARKALSPLLRDCDTTERVRKMSSYQADYWACAIPDSLPPSPDRQSPHWNPNKEYEDLLDYTYPLKPKYKLGKALEPFFHDSGVDLDSFSLSPEGTFRSTSIYGLSWQDQGRRENQHHGAVASVRRYSTPVAGQAGGAGAASHYEPSPIAKASLARSSSSAGTAGPAGGFAKGLTLSGLAGLSSFDCPDADGGSRCTGNPFITSHKGKVRSTERFLPTTRVLPLRREWDGDEEFLSLPPRLRELETLSQILSDLSLTIRTPRQSCWDPPPRSDHPETLSSEQAPVGEEVGSRDQRERIGGSAGLCHPYGWDSTQPSSGISRDPLHRPHLPASSRAVLQGTHLSSGSESLAQCVKVFCHQLEELICWLYDVADTADGWVPPMPDAASVRAALHRYLEFRKDIADHRSLTESVLQRGAALLECMASNSPALKDTLGLIEKQSEELENHAERLYQSVLAAVGPVQGEGGSSAQQAAAQAQWVSRVPSFVSQAQEG; encoded by the exons ATGGCCCTGGATGTGGCAAAGTCACACTCTGAAGCCTCGCTGAGCCAGAAGGCCAAATGCTACGGAAGGTGGGACTGCATGGACAGACAGACGGACCAGCTGGAGCTGGTCAGCGATGTGCACCAGCTTTTGGGTGCAGAGGAAGCCACAGCTGCccagaacagcacagagagcCTGGCAGTGAGTGGTGATCTGGACACTGATGTTACAGCACCTGCATCCAGGTTGCCTGGAATGAAAACAGACCGCTTGGAGAGACGGCCGCTGACCTATGGAGCCGACCGCAGTGGCGTGACCTACGGAGCCGATTCATCTTGTTACCTTGGGCACTGGTCTTTCCTGGAACAGCAGCAG GACTCTACAGAGGAAAGCGGCACTGCTGACATCCATCACATCACTTCCAGGCACTGGAGCCAGGCGCCTTGGTCCCCATCCTCCTCCCCACCAGAGTCGTTGCCTCAGCAAACCCTGCCAAGCCCCAAGAGCCCCGCGCAGAGCCGCTCCAGATCAAGCTTCTCCACTCTCTCTATAGAAGAAAACAGcgtctctgagcagcaggaagggaggaggtCCCACAGCTCACCAACCAGCCTGGACACACCTTCTGCAGCCACCTGGGAGCTGTGCCGCCAGCCAGGTGTGACGGGAGGCAGGACAACAGGAGGCAGGACAACAGGAGGCAGGACACCACGGGCACGCAAGGCCCTCAGCCCCCTGCTGCGTGACTGTGACACCACTGAGCGCGTCAGGAAGATGTCCTCCTATCAGGCTGATTACTGGGCATGCGCCATACCTGATTCGTTGCCCCCATCCCCGGACCGTCAGTCCCCCCACTGGAACCCCAATAAAGAGTACGAGGACTTGCTGGACTATACGTACCCGCTGAAGCCAAAGTACAAGCTTGGGAAGGCACTGGAGCCTTTCTTCCATGACTCAGGAGTAGACCTGGACAGCTTCTCTCTGTCTCCAGAGGGCACTTTCAGATCCACCAGCATCTATGGTCTAAGTTGGCAGGatcagggaaggagagaaaatcaGCATCATGGGGCTGTGGCCTCTGTGAGGAGATACTCCACCCCGGTGGCTGGACAAGCAGGCGGTGCTGGAGCTGCCTCTCACTATGAACCTTCTCCCATTGCAAAAGCATCCTTGGCAAGGAGCTCTTCCTCCGCTGGCACAGCAGGTCCCGCTGGAGGTTTTGCTAAGGGTTTAACGTTATCCGGGTTAGCGGGGCTGAGTTCATTTGATTGCCCTGATGCAGATGGGGGAAGCCGGTGTACCGGGAATCCCTTTATTACCAGTCACAAAGGAAAGGTGAGAAGCACTGAGAGGTTTCTGCCTACAACGCGAGTCCTCCCCTTGAGAAGGGAGTGGGACGGTGATGAAGAATTCCTTTCCCTGCCTCCTCGGCTCCGGGAGCTGGAAACGTTGTCTCAGATTTTATCTGATCTTTCCTTAACTATAAGGACACCCAGGCAAAGCTGCTGGGACCCTCCGCCTCGCAGCGACCACCCAGAGACCCTCTCGTCCGAACAGGCTCCTGTTGGAGAAGAAGTGGGCAGCAGGGACCAAAGGGAGAGAATtggaggcagtgctgggctgtgtcaCCCCTATGGCTGGGACAGCACTCAGCCGAGCAGCGGAATCAGCAGAGACCCTCTACACAGACCCCAtctccctgccagcagcagggctgtgctgcaggggaCACACCTGAGCAGTGGGTCTGAGTCCCTCGCCCAGTGCGTTAAG GTGTTTTGCCACCAGCTGGAGGAGCTCATCTGTTGGCTGTATGATGTGGCGGACACGGCGGACGGCTGGGTGCCCCCCATGcctgatgctgccagcgtgagggCAGCGCTGCACCGTTACCTG GAGTTCAGGAAGGACATAGCCGACCACCGGAGCCTGACTGAGAGCGTGCTGCAGCGTGGAGCCGCTCTGCTCGAGTGCATGGCCTCCAATTCGCCAg ccttAAAGGACACGCTGGGATTGATCGAGAAGCAGTCAGAGGAGCTGGAGAACCACGCAGAGCGCCTGTACCAGTCGGTCCTGGCTGCTGTGGGTCCCGTGCAGGGGGAGGGCggcagcagtgcacagcaggcagcagctcaggccCAGTGGGTGAGCAGG GTGCCGAGCTTTGTTAGCCAGGCTCAggagggctga
- the CEP68 gene encoding centrosomal protein of 68 kDa isoform X2, which yields MALDVAKSHSEASLSQKAKCYGRWDCMDRQTDQLELVSDVHQLLGAEEATAAQNSTESLAVSGDLDTDVTAPASRLPGMKTDRLERRPLTYGADRSGVTYGADSSCYLGHWSFLEQQQDSTEESGTADIHHITSRHWSQAPWSPSSSPPESLPQQTLPSPKSPAQSRSRSSFSTLSIEENSVSEQQEGRRSHSSPTSLDTPSAATWELCRQPGVTGGRTTGGRTTGGRTPRARKALSPLLRDCDTTERVRKMSSYQADYWACAIPDSLPPSPDRQSPHWNPNKEYEDLLDYTYPLKPKYKLGKALEPFFHDSGVDLDSFSLSPEGTFRSTSIYGLSWQDQGRRENQHHGAVASVRRYSTPVAGQAGGAGAASHYEPSPIAKASLARSSSSAGTAGPAGGFAKGLTLSGLAGLSSFDCPDADGGSRCTGNPFITSHKGKVRSTERFLPTTRVLPLRREWDGDEEFLSLPPRLRELETLSQILSDLSLTIRTPRQSCWDPPPRSDHPETLSSEQAPVGEEVGSRDQRERIGGSAGLCHPYGWDSTQPSSGISRDPLHRPHLPASSRAVLQGTHLSSGSESLAQCVKVFCHQLEELICWLYDVADTADGWVPPMPDAASVRAALHRYLEFRKDIADHRSLTESVLQRGAALLECMASNSPALKDTLGLIEKQSEELENHAERLYQSVLAAVGPVQGEGGSSAQQAAAQAQWVPSFVSQAQEG from the exons ATGGCCCTGGATGTGGCAAAGTCACACTCTGAAGCCTCGCTGAGCCAGAAGGCCAAATGCTACGGAAGGTGGGACTGCATGGACAGACAGACGGACCAGCTGGAGCTGGTCAGCGATGTGCACCAGCTTTTGGGTGCAGAGGAAGCCACAGCTGCccagaacagcacagagagcCTGGCAGTGAGTGGTGATCTGGACACTGATGTTACAGCACCTGCATCCAGGTTGCCTGGAATGAAAACAGACCGCTTGGAGAGACGGCCGCTGACCTATGGAGCCGACCGCAGTGGCGTGACCTACGGAGCCGATTCATCTTGTTACCTTGGGCACTGGTCTTTCCTGGAACAGCAGCAG GACTCTACAGAGGAAAGCGGCACTGCTGACATCCATCACATCACTTCCAGGCACTGGAGCCAGGCGCCTTGGTCCCCATCCTCCTCCCCACCAGAGTCGTTGCCTCAGCAAACCCTGCCAAGCCCCAAGAGCCCCGCGCAGAGCCGCTCCAGATCAAGCTTCTCCACTCTCTCTATAGAAGAAAACAGcgtctctgagcagcaggaagggaggaggtCCCACAGCTCACCAACCAGCCTGGACACACCTTCTGCAGCCACCTGGGAGCTGTGCCGCCAGCCAGGTGTGACGGGAGGCAGGACAACAGGAGGCAGGACAACAGGAGGCAGGACACCACGGGCACGCAAGGCCCTCAGCCCCCTGCTGCGTGACTGTGACACCACTGAGCGCGTCAGGAAGATGTCCTCCTATCAGGCTGATTACTGGGCATGCGCCATACCTGATTCGTTGCCCCCATCCCCGGACCGTCAGTCCCCCCACTGGAACCCCAATAAAGAGTACGAGGACTTGCTGGACTATACGTACCCGCTGAAGCCAAAGTACAAGCTTGGGAAGGCACTGGAGCCTTTCTTCCATGACTCAGGAGTAGACCTGGACAGCTTCTCTCTGTCTCCAGAGGGCACTTTCAGATCCACCAGCATCTATGGTCTAAGTTGGCAGGatcagggaaggagagaaaatcaGCATCATGGGGCTGTGGCCTCTGTGAGGAGATACTCCACCCCGGTGGCTGGACAAGCAGGCGGTGCTGGAGCTGCCTCTCACTATGAACCTTCTCCCATTGCAAAAGCATCCTTGGCAAGGAGCTCTTCCTCCGCTGGCACAGCAGGTCCCGCTGGAGGTTTTGCTAAGGGTTTAACGTTATCCGGGTTAGCGGGGCTGAGTTCATTTGATTGCCCTGATGCAGATGGGGGAAGCCGGTGTACCGGGAATCCCTTTATTACCAGTCACAAAGGAAAGGTGAGAAGCACTGAGAGGTTTCTGCCTACAACGCGAGTCCTCCCCTTGAGAAGGGAGTGGGACGGTGATGAAGAATTCCTTTCCCTGCCTCCTCGGCTCCGGGAGCTGGAAACGTTGTCTCAGATTTTATCTGATCTTTCCTTAACTATAAGGACACCCAGGCAAAGCTGCTGGGACCCTCCGCCTCGCAGCGACCACCCAGAGACCCTCTCGTCCGAACAGGCTCCTGTTGGAGAAGAAGTGGGCAGCAGGGACCAAAGGGAGAGAATtggaggcagtgctgggctgtgtcaCCCCTATGGCTGGGACAGCACTCAGCCGAGCAGCGGAATCAGCAGAGACCCTCTACACAGACCCCAtctccctgccagcagcagggctgtgctgcaggggaCACACCTGAGCAGTGGGTCTGAGTCCCTCGCCCAGTGCGTTAAG GTGTTTTGCCACCAGCTGGAGGAGCTCATCTGTTGGCTGTATGATGTGGCGGACACGGCGGACGGCTGGGTGCCCCCCATGcctgatgctgccagcgtgagggCAGCGCTGCACCGTTACCTG GAGTTCAGGAAGGACATAGCCGACCACCGGAGCCTGACTGAGAGCGTGCTGCAGCGTGGAGCCGCTCTGCTCGAGTGCATGGCCTCCAATTCGCCAg ccttAAAGGACACGCTGGGATTGATCGAGAAGCAGTCAGAGGAGCTGGAGAACCACGCAGAGCGCCTGTACCAGTCGGTCCTGGCTGCTGTGGGTCCCGTGCAGGGGGAGGGCggcagcagtgcacagcaggcagcagctcaggccCAGTGG GTGCCGAGCTTTGTTAGCCAGGCTCAggagggctga
- the RAB1A gene encoding ras-related protein Rab-1A yields the protein MSSMNPEYDYLFKLLLIGDSGVGKSCLLLRFADDTYTESYISTIGVDFKIRTIELDGKTIKLQIWDTAGQERFRTITSSYYRGAHGIIVVYDVTDQESFNNVKQWLQEIDRYASENVNKLLVGNKCDLTTKKVVDYTTAKEFADSLGIPFLETSAKNATNVEQSFMTMAAEIKKRMGPGATAGGAEKSNVKIQSTPVKQSSGGCC from the exons tgaCTATTTATTCAAGCTACTTCTGATTGGAGACTCCGGTGTTGGGAAATCTTGCCTTCTACTTAGGTTTGCA GATGACACGTACACAGAAAGTTACATCAGCACAATTGGTGTGGACTTCAAAATCAGAACTATAGAACTAGATGGGAAAACAATCAAGCTTCAGATA TGGGACACAGCGGGACAGGAGAGGTTTCGAACTATCACTTCCAGTTACTATAGAGGAGCTCATGGCATCATAGTTGTGTATGATGTTACAGATCAG GAGTCTTTCAATAATGTAAaacagtggctgcaggagaTAGACCGTTATGCCAGTGAAAACGTCAACAAGTTGTTGGTGGGGAACAAATGTGATCTGACCACAAAGAAAGTAGTAGACTATACAACAGCAAAG GAATTTGCAGATTCTCTTGGAATTCCCTTTTTGGAAACCAGTGCAAAGAACGCCACAAATGTAGAACAGTCTTTCATGACCATGGCTGCTGAGATTAAAAAACGGATGGGTCCCGGAGCGACTGCTGGTGGTGCGGAGAAGTCCAATGTTAAAATTCAGAGCACTCCAGTCAAGCAGTCTAGCGGAGGTTGCTGCTAA